Proteins encoded within one genomic window of Pigmentiphaga sp. H8:
- the gdhA gene encoding NADP-specific glutamate dehydrogenase yields MKHASLDSFLSQVALRDPHQPEFLQAVKEVMTSLWPFLQKHPRYAEHGLLERLVESERIIQFRVCWVDDRGQTQVNRGFRIQHNSAIGPFKGGMRLHPSVNLSILRFLAFEQTFKNSLTTLPMGGGKGGSDFDPKGKSDGEVMRFCQALMLELYRHLGPDTDVPAGDIGVGAREVGFMAGMMKKLSNSASAVFTGKGLAFGGSLMRPEATGYGTIYFAEQMLYRKNQSFDGKSVSISGSGNVAQYAAEKALDLGAKVVSLSDSDGTLYVKDGISVDMLKEIMDLKNVQRGRLTDFAARNKLSFEAGKRPWHIPVDIALPCATQNELDHKDAETLVGNGVLCVAEGANMPSTLEAVDVFTHAGTLYAPGKASNAGGVAVSGLEMAQNSQRLSWHHAEVDERLRAIMKDIHENCVRHGSRADGSINYVDGANIAGFVKVADAMMAQGVY; encoded by the coding sequence TTGAAACACGCCAGCCTAGACAGCTTTCTCTCGCAGGTCGCCCTGCGCGATCCTCATCAGCCGGAGTTCCTGCAAGCCGTCAAGGAGGTCATGACCAGCCTCTGGCCTTTCCTGCAGAAGCACCCGCGCTACGCCGAGCACGGCCTGCTGGAGCGGTTGGTGGAATCCGAGCGCATCATCCAGTTCCGCGTATGCTGGGTCGATGACCGGGGCCAGACCCAGGTCAATCGCGGCTTCCGCATCCAGCACAACTCGGCCATTGGTCCCTTCAAGGGCGGCATGCGGCTGCACCCGTCGGTCAACCTGTCCATCCTGCGCTTCCTGGCGTTCGAACAGACTTTCAAGAATTCGCTCACCACCCTGCCCATGGGCGGCGGCAAGGGCGGCTCCGACTTCGACCCGAAGGGCAAGAGCGACGGCGAAGTCATGCGCTTCTGCCAGGCCCTGATGCTGGAACTCTACCGCCATCTCGGCCCCGACACCGACGTGCCGGCCGGCGACATCGGCGTGGGCGCCCGCGAAGTGGGCTTCATGGCCGGCATGATGAAGAAGCTGTCCAACAGCGCCTCGGCGGTGTTCACGGGCAAGGGCCTGGCCTTCGGCGGCAGCCTGATGCGTCCCGAGGCCACCGGCTACGGCACCATCTACTTCGCCGAACAGATGCTGTATCGCAAGAACCAGAGCTTCGACGGCAAGTCCGTGTCGATCTCCGGCTCGGGCAACGTCGCGCAGTATGCCGCCGAAAAGGCGCTGGACCTGGGCGCGAAGGTCGTGAGCCTGTCCGACTCCGACGGCACGCTGTACGTGAAGGATGGCATCAGCGTCGACATGCTCAAGGAGATCATGGATCTCAAGAACGTCCAGCGCGGCCGCCTGACCGACTTCGCCGCGCGCAACAAGCTGTCGTTCGAGGCCGGCAAGCGCCCCTGGCACATCCCGGTCGACATCGCCCTGCCGTGCGCCACCCAGAACGAACTCGACCACAAGGACGCCGAGACCCTGGTCGGCAACGGCGTGCTGTGCGTGGCCGAGGGCGCGAACATGCCCTCGACGCTGGAAGCCGTGGACGTCTTCACCCATGCGGGCACCCTGTATGCCCCCGGCAAGGCCAGCAACGCCGGCGGCGTGGCCGTGTCGGGCCTGGAAATGGCGCAGAACTCGCAACGCCTGTCGTGGCACCACGCCGAAGTCGACGAGCGCCTGCGCGCCATCATGAAGGACATCCACGAAAACTGCGTGCGCCACGGCAGCCGCGCCGACGGCTCCATCAACTACGTGGACGGCGCGAACATCGCCGGCTTCGTGAAGGTGGCCGACGCGATGATGGCTCAAGGCGTGTACTAG
- a CDS encoding AI-2E family transporter, whose protein sequence is MTLPVFSARLVARWLLILMLLAGAYFFSGFLVPGLAALIIGLASWPLYRRWVRICGGRTALAASSALLVIVVGLIVPFAYCLSYAIQEASNLIRWLLEANREGLAVPHWVAGLPLVGERLAGYWEEHLTRPHALGAWVQLISGEHLGNIYRVVLSTTGNVFHLALTVVFMLIILFFVYKDGERMVGQLDTVGERVLPARWTRLSRVVPATISATVTGMGLIAIGEAVVLGTAYWIAGVPSPALLGLITGFMALVPGGAPLAFTMVSLYLIGSGKLIAGIGLFAWGTLELFIVDKTLRPRLVGGPVKLPFLPTFIGLVGGVQTMGLVGLFVGPVLMALLVAIWREWLREESPPLRAYARPPGGGTGGPEGKPTPMRPPAAPPQGGGTGGPAKPDPRRPG, encoded by the coding sequence ATGACGCTTCCTGTCTTTTCCGCCCGCCTCGTGGCCCGCTGGCTGCTGATTCTCATGCTGCTGGCCGGCGCCTACTTCTTCAGCGGGTTCCTGGTTCCTGGCCTGGCCGCGCTGATCATCGGCCTGGCCAGTTGGCCGCTGTACCGGCGCTGGGTCCGCATCTGCGGCGGCCGCACGGCGCTGGCGGCCTCCAGCGCGCTGCTGGTCATCGTCGTCGGGCTGATCGTGCCCTTCGCCTATTGCCTGTCCTATGCGATCCAGGAGGCCAGCAACCTCATCCGCTGGCTGCTCGAGGCCAACCGCGAGGGGCTGGCCGTCCCGCACTGGGTGGCCGGGCTGCCGCTGGTGGGCGAGCGCCTGGCGGGATACTGGGAGGAACACCTGACGCGGCCGCACGCGCTGGGCGCCTGGGTGCAACTGATCAGCGGCGAACACCTGGGCAACATCTACCGGGTCGTGCTGTCCACCACGGGCAACGTCTTCCACCTGGCGCTGACGGTGGTGTTCATGCTGATCATCCTGTTCTTCGTCTACAAAGACGGCGAACGCATGGTCGGCCAGCTCGACACCGTGGGCGAGCGCGTGCTGCCGGCGCGTTGGACCCGCCTCTCGCGCGTGGTGCCGGCCACCATCAGCGCGACCGTGACCGGCATGGGCCTGATCGCCATCGGCGAAGCCGTGGTGCTGGGCACCGCCTACTGGATCGCCGGCGTCCCGTCACCGGCCCTGCTGGGCCTGATCACCGGTTTCATGGCGCTGGTGCCCGGCGGCGCCCCGCTGGCCTTCACCATGGTTTCGCTGTACCTGATCGGCTCGGGCAAGCTCATCGCCGGCATCGGCCTGTTCGCCTGGGGCACGCTGGAACTCTTCATCGTCGACAAGACCCTGCGCCCCCGCCTGGTGGGCGGCCCCGTCAAGCTCCCTTTCCTGCCCACCTTCATCGGCCTGGTGGGCGGCGTACAGACCATGGGCCTGGTCGGCCTTTTCGTCGGCCCCGTCCTGATGGCCCTGCTGGTCGCGATCTGGCGCGAATGGCTACGAGAGGAAAGCCCCCCCCTACGCGCTTACGCGCGCCCCCCAGGGGGCGGCACTGGCGGACCGGAAGGAAAGCCCACCCCCATGCGGCCTCCGGCCGCTCCCCCTCAAGGGGGCGGCACTGGCGGACCGGCAAAGCCGGATCCGCGGCGCCCTGGGTAG
- a CDS encoding DUF4105 domain-containing protein: protein MRTFLLSALAVLVFLPTTLWAAFALRYQVPGPLPVRIAAAVAGAAFGLGMLWLTLAGRPAWGVGAYVVGFGLLLAWWHSIAPSNDRVWADDVAQMTTGQVDGHVVTLRNVRNFDWRGPADYTPRWETRSYDLTKLASVDLILSYWTIEAIAHTLVSFGFEDGRQLVFSVEIRKERHEKFSSIGGFFKEFETSVVAADERDIVRVRTNIREEDDYLYRVSMPREAMMSLFLAYVDEANKLVSTPRFYHTITANCTTIVYHMMTRIIPGLPMDYRLVLAGYLPGYIYDVRGLDTSHPLAELKRLGRITQRARDADADPDFSAAIRRGVPGIAQP from the coding sequence ATGCGAACTTTTCTACTGTCGGCGCTGGCCGTCCTGGTTTTCCTGCCCACCACGCTGTGGGCCGCTTTCGCCCTGCGCTATCAGGTCCCCGGTCCGTTGCCCGTCCGGATCGCGGCGGCCGTGGCCGGCGCGGCTTTCGGCCTGGGCATGCTGTGGCTGACGCTGGCGGGACGGCCCGCCTGGGGCGTGGGCGCGTACGTCGTGGGCTTCGGCCTGCTGCTGGCCTGGTGGCACAGCATCGCGCCGTCGAACGACAGGGTCTGGGCCGACGACGTCGCCCAGATGACCACGGGCCAGGTCGACGGCCACGTGGTCACGCTGCGCAACGTGCGCAACTTCGACTGGCGCGGCCCGGCCGACTACACCCCGCGCTGGGAGACGCGCAGCTACGACCTGACCAAACTGGCCAGCGTGGACCTGATCCTGTCCTACTGGACCATCGAGGCCATCGCTCACACGCTGGTGTCGTTCGGCTTCGAGGACGGCCGGCAGTTGGTATTCTCGGTCGAGATCCGCAAGGAGCGGCACGAGAAATTCTCGTCCATCGGCGGTTTCTTCAAGGAGTTCGAGACCAGCGTCGTGGCCGCGGACGAACGCGACATCGTCCGCGTGCGCACCAACATCCGCGAGGAAGACGACTACCTGTACCGGGTATCCATGCCGCGCGAGGCCATGATGTCGCTGTTCCTGGCCTACGTGGACGAAGCCAACAAGCTGGTGTCGACGCCGCGCTTCTACCACACCATCACGGCCAACTGCACGACCATCGTCTATCACATGATGACGCGGATCATTCCCGGCCTGCCCATGGACTACCGGCTGGTCCTGGCCGGCTACCTGCCGGGCTACATCTACGACGTGCGCGGGCTGGACACCTCGCACCCGCTGGCGGAACTGAAGCGGCTGGGCCGCATCACCCAGCGGGCGCGGGACGCCGACGCCGATCCGGATTTCTCGGCCGCCATACGGCGCGGCGTGCCGGGGATCGCGCAGCCCTAA
- the fusA gene encoding elongation factor G yields MTRKTPIERYRNIGISAHIDAGKTTTTERILFYTGVNHKIGEVHDGNATMDWMEQEQERGITITSAATTAFWKGMAGNYPEHRINIIDTPGHVDFTIEVERSMRVLDGAVMVYDSVGGVQPQSETVWRQANKYHVPRMAFVNKMDRVGADFFRVQRQIVDRLKGRAVPIQIPVGAEDHFEGVVDLVKMKAIIWDEASQGVRFEYRDIPAGLQATAVEWHDKMVAEAAEADDELMDKYLNGDTLTEDEIRRGLRKRTVAGEIVPMLCGSAFKNKGVQAMLDAVIDYLPSPVDVPAIKGVDLHDREIERHPSDDEPFSALAFKIMTDPFVGQLIFFRVYSGIVRSGDTVFNPLKGKRERLGRIVQMHANERREIKEVYAGDIAAAVGLKEATTGDTLCEPDHPIILERMVFPEPVISQAVEPKTQVDQEKMGMALNRLAQEDPSFRVRTDEESGQTIISGMGELHLEILVDRMKREFGVEATVGKPQVAYRETVRSAVRDVEGKFIKQSGGRGQYGHVVISLEPQPAGSGYAFVDAIKGGVVPREFIPAVDKGIQDTLGSGVLAGYPVVDVKVTLTFGSYHDVDSNENAFRMAGSMAFKEAMRRASPVLLEPMMSVEVETPEDFMGNVMGDLSSRRGMVQGMEDIAGGGGKLVRAEVPLAEMFGYSTTLRSLTQGRATYTMEFKHYAEVPRMVADVVIGQRKQGG; encoded by the coding sequence ATGACCCGCAAGACCCCCATCGAGCGCTACCGGAACATCGGCATCAGCGCGCATATCGACGCCGGCAAGACCACGACGACCGAGCGCATCCTGTTCTACACCGGGGTCAATCACAAGATCGGGGAAGTCCATGACGGCAATGCCACCATGGACTGGATGGAGCAGGAACAGGAGCGCGGCATCACCATCACGTCCGCCGCCACCACGGCGTTCTGGAAGGGGATGGCGGGCAATTATCCCGAGCATCGCATCAACATCATCGACACCCCGGGGCACGTGGACTTCACGATCGAGGTCGAGCGCTCCATGCGGGTGCTCGACGGCGCCGTCATGGTCTATGACTCGGTCGGCGGCGTGCAGCCGCAGTCCGAGACCGTCTGGCGCCAGGCCAACAAATACCATGTGCCGCGCATGGCTTTCGTCAACAAGATGGACCGCGTGGGCGCGGACTTCTTCCGCGTGCAGCGGCAGATCGTCGACCGCCTGAAGGGGCGGGCCGTCCCCATCCAGATCCCGGTGGGCGCCGAGGACCATTTCGAGGGCGTGGTGGACCTGGTCAAGATGAAGGCCATCATCTGGGACGAGGCCAGCCAGGGCGTGCGCTTCGAGTACCGGGACATCCCGGCCGGGCTGCAGGCCACGGCCGTCGAGTGGCACGACAAGATGGTGGCCGAGGCGGCCGAGGCCGACGACGAGCTGATGGACAAGTACCTGAACGGCGACACGCTGACCGAGGACGAGATCAGGCGCGGGCTGCGCAAGCGCACCGTGGCGGGCGAGATCGTGCCCATGCTGTGCGGCAGCGCGTTCAAGAACAAGGGCGTGCAGGCCATGCTCGATGCCGTCATCGATTACCTGCCGTCGCCGGTGGACGTTCCGGCCATCAAGGGCGTGGACCTGCACGACCGCGAGATCGAACGCCATCCGTCGGACGACGAGCCGTTCTCGGCGCTGGCCTTCAAGATCATGACCGATCCCTTCGTCGGCCAGTTGATCTTCTTCCGGGTGTATTCGGGCATCGTGCGCTCGGGCGACACGGTGTTCAATCCGCTCAAGGGCAAGCGCGAGCGGCTGGGCCGCATCGTGCAGATGCACGCCAACGAGCGCCGCGAGATCAAGGAAGTCTACGCGGGCGACATCGCGGCCGCCGTGGGGCTGAAGGAAGCCACCACCGGCGATACGCTGTGCGAGCCGGACCATCCCATCATCCTCGAGCGCATGGTGTTTCCCGAGCCGGTCATCTCGCAGGCGGTGGAGCCCAAGACCCAGGTCGATCAGGAAAAGATGGGCATGGCGCTGAACCGGCTGGCGCAGGAGGACCCGTCCTTCCGCGTGCGCACCGACGAGGAGTCGGGCCAGACCATCATCTCCGGCATGGGCGAGCTGCACCTGGAGATCCTGGTCGATCGCATGAAGCGCGAGTTCGGCGTCGAGGCCACGGTGGGCAAGCCGCAGGTCGCCTACCGGGAAACGGTGCGCTCGGCGGTGCGCGACGTCGAGGGCAAGTTCATCAAGCAGTCGGGCGGGCGCGGCCAGTACGGCCACGTGGTGATTTCGCTGGAGCCGCAGCCGGCCGGCTCGGGCTATGCGTTCGTCGACGCCATCAAGGGCGGCGTGGTGCCGCGCGAGTTCATCCCCGCGGTCGACAAAGGCATCCAGGACACGCTGGGCTCGGGCGTGCTGGCGGGCTATCCGGTGGTGGACGTGAAGGTCACGCTGACCTTCGGTTCGTATCACGACGTGGACTCGAACGAGAACGCGTTCCGCATGGCCGGCTCGATGGCTTTCAAGGAAGCCATGCGGCGCGCGAGCCCGGTGCTGCTCGAGCCCATGATGAGCGTCGAGGTCGAGACGCCCGAGGACTTCATGGGCAACGTGATGGGCGACCTGTCGTCGCGGCGGGGCATGGTGCAGGGCATGGAGGACATCGCGGGCGGAGGCGGCAAGCTGGTGCGCGCCGAGGTGCCGCTGGCCGAGATGTTCGGCTACTCCACCACGCTGCGTTCGCTCACGCAGGGGCGCGCCACCTACACCATGGAGTTCAAGCACTACGCCGAGGTGCCGCGCATGGTGGCCGACGTGGTCATCGGCCAGCGCAAGCAAGGGGGTTAG
- the prpF gene encoding 2-methylaconitate cis-trans isomerase PrpF, producing the protein MTATDRQRAIPALYMRGGTSKGVFFLPADLPPDPSTRDRVLMRVVGSPDPYEKQIDGMGGATSSTSKVVIVGPSTRPDCDVDYWFGQVAIGQPVIDWSGNCGNLSAAVGPFAIHRGLVRPAGDGIAVVRIWQANLGKRIIAHVPVRGGQVQELGDFELDGVTFPAAEVRLEFLDPGGGEGPGSAMFPTGRAADVLTVPGVGEIRATLVNAGNPTVFVAASSLGLAGTELQPDVNSRADLLARAEAIRAHAAVAMGLAPDAAQATAHRQHTPKLAFAAPAAAYTAASGRAVGAGDIDLNVRIFSMGKLHHAMTGTGAVAIAATAAVPGTVLADVLGGARGELRFGHPSGTLKVGAQAHGRDGRWSVALVAMSRTARRLMDGVVLVPPWE; encoded by the coding sequence ATGACCGCCACCGACAGACAGCGTGCCATTCCCGCCCTCTACATGCGCGGCGGCACCAGCAAGGGCGTGTTCTTCCTGCCCGCCGACCTTCCCCCCGATCCCTCCACCCGCGACCGCGTCCTGATGCGCGTGGTCGGCAGCCCCGACCCCTACGAGAAACAGATAGACGGCATGGGCGGCGCCACCTCCAGCACCAGCAAGGTGGTCATCGTGGGCCCCAGCACCCGCCCCGACTGCGACGTCGACTACTGGTTCGGCCAGGTCGCCATCGGCCAGCCCGTCATCGACTGGAGCGGCAACTGCGGCAACCTCAGCGCCGCCGTCGGCCCCTTCGCGATCCATCGCGGATTGGTGCGGCCGGCGGGCGACGGCATCGCCGTGGTCCGCATCTGGCAGGCCAACCTGGGCAAGCGCATCATCGCCCACGTACCGGTGCGGGGCGGCCAGGTCCAGGAACTGGGCGATTTCGAACTGGACGGCGTGACCTTCCCGGCAGCCGAAGTGCGGCTGGAATTCCTGGACCCCGGCGGCGGCGAAGGCCCCGGCAGCGCGATGTTTCCCACCGGCCGCGCGGCCGACGTGCTGACCGTTCCGGGAGTGGGGGAAATCCGCGCAACGCTGGTGAACGCCGGCAACCCCACGGTTTTCGTCGCCGCGTCGTCCCTGGGGCTCGCCGGCACGGAATTGCAACCCGATGTGAACAGCCGCGCCGATTTGCTGGCCCGGGCCGAGGCCATCCGCGCCCATGCGGCCGTGGCCATGGGACTGGCGCCCGACGCCGCCCAAGCCACCGCACACCGCCAGCACACGCCCAAGCTCGCCTTCGCCGCCCCGGCCGCGGCCTATACGGCCGCCAGCGGCCGCGCCGTCGGCGCCGGCGACATCGATCTGAACGTGCGCATTTTTTCCATGGGCAAGCTGCACCACGCCATGACGGGAACCGGCGCGGTGGCGATCGCCGCCACCGCAGCCGTACCCGGCACGGTCCTGGCCGACGTGCTGGGCGGCGCCCGCGGCGAACTGCGCTTCGGCCACCCGTCGGGCACGCTGAAGGTGGGCGCCCAGGCGCATGGCCGGGACGGGCGCTGGAGCGTCGCACTTGTGGCCATGAGCCGCACGGCCCGCAGGCTGATGGACGGCGTGGTGCTGGTACCGCCGTGGGAATGA